Proteins from one Streptomyces genisteinicus genomic window:
- a CDS encoding LppU/SCO3897 family protein codes for MTVQPPSGNPFAAQPGQPAQPAPGNPYAAVPPQTSGNPFAQGQPQGQPQGRPQTSGNPFAQGQPQGQPQNSGNPFAPGAPQGGPGGMPGGCQFCGSVPAAEATVRARQGMIIANRTQKVEGHFCRSCGMAVHRELSAKTLLQGWWSVQSFLLTPFTLIGNLSARGKFRKLAEPSGGFQQPMVPGKPIMRRAAAVGVLIPLALAGAVVTAVVMDDSAGTASAGDCVRNNGTTISPDIAVVECGSAEAQFKVAERHDGTAQCDRNRYSEYREYGGSSDFTLCLEPLP; via the coding sequence ATGACCGTCCAGCCGCCGTCCGGAAATCCCTTCGCCGCCCAGCCCGGCCAGCCGGCGCAGCCCGCGCCGGGCAACCCGTACGCCGCTGTCCCGCCGCAGACGTCGGGCAATCCGTTCGCGCAGGGGCAGCCCCAGGGACAGCCGCAGGGACGGCCGCAGACGTCCGGCAACCCGTTCGCCCAGGGGCAGCCCCAGGGACAGCCGCAGAACTCCGGCAACCCCTTCGCGCCCGGGGCGCCGCAGGGCGGCCCGGGCGGCATGCCGGGCGGCTGCCAGTTCTGCGGCAGCGTCCCCGCGGCCGAGGCCACGGTCCGTGCCCGCCAGGGCATGATCATCGCCAACCGGACCCAGAAGGTGGAGGGTCACTTCTGCCGCTCCTGCGGCATGGCCGTCCACCGTGAGCTGAGCGCGAAGACGCTGCTCCAGGGCTGGTGGAGCGTCCAGTCGTTCCTGCTCACACCGTTCACCCTGATCGGCAACCTGAGCGCCCGCGGCAAGTTCAGGAAGCTCGCCGAGCCGTCGGGCGGCTTCCAGCAGCCGATGGTCCCGGGCAAGCCGATCATGCGCCGCGCCGCGGCCGTCGGCGTCCTGATCCCGCTGGCGCTGGCCGGAGCCGTCGTGACCGCCGTCGTCATGGACGACAGCGCCGGCACCGCGAGCGCGGGCGACTGCGTGCGCAACAACGGCACCACCATCAGCCCGGACATCGCGGTGGTCGAATGCGGCTCGGCCGAGGCGCAGTTCAAGGTGGCCGAGCGCCACGACGGCACCGCGCAGTGCGACCGCAACCGCTACTCCGAGTACCGCGAGTACGGCGGCAGCAGCGACTTCACCCTCTGCCTGGAGCCGCTGCCGTAG
- a CDS encoding phospho-sugar mutase yields the protein MQQDVITRAEAWLAEDPDPETRAELAALLRARDLDALGERFAGTLQFGTAGLRGELGAGPMRMNRVVVIRAAAGLAAYLKAKGRGDGLVVVGYDARHKSADFARDTAAVMTAAGLRAAVLPRPLPTPVLAFAIRHLGAVAGVEVTASHNPPRDNGYKVYLGDGSQIVPPADREIADAIDAIASIDDVPRADDGWRTLGDEVLRAYLERTDAVLSPHSPRSARVVYTAMHGVGREVLTAAFARAGFPPPALVAEQADPDPEFPTVAFPNPEEPGAMDLAFEAARAVAPDVVIANDPDADRCAVAVPDASAEGGWRMLRGDEVGALLAAHLVRKDASGVFAASIVSSSLLGRIAAAAGLPHEETLTGFKWIARVEGLRYGYEEALGYCVDPAGVRDKDGITAALLVAELVSELKEQGRTLTDLLDELAVEHGLHATDQLSVRVEDLTVIADAMRTLRETPPTALAGLRVAAAEDLAEGSAKLPPTDGLRYALDGEYTARVIVRPSGTEPKLKCYLEVVVPVPSPSALSAARDAAKGVLEALKHDLSEAMGL from the coding sequence GTGCAGCAGGACGTCATCACGCGGGCCGAGGCATGGCTCGCGGAGGACCCCGACCCGGAGACCCGCGCCGAGCTCGCCGCACTCCTCCGCGCCCGGGACCTCGACGCGCTCGGTGAACGGTTCGCCGGAACGCTCCAGTTCGGCACCGCCGGCCTGCGCGGCGAACTGGGCGCCGGCCCGATGCGGATGAACCGGGTGGTCGTCATCCGCGCCGCCGCCGGCCTCGCCGCCTACCTCAAGGCCAAGGGCCGCGGCGACGGACTGGTGGTCGTCGGGTACGACGCCCGCCACAAGTCGGCCGACTTCGCCCGCGACACCGCCGCCGTGATGACCGCCGCCGGACTCCGGGCCGCCGTCCTGCCCCGCCCGCTGCCCACCCCGGTCCTCGCCTTCGCCATAAGGCACCTCGGCGCCGTCGCCGGAGTCGAGGTGACCGCCAGCCACAACCCGCCGCGCGACAACGGCTACAAGGTCTACCTCGGCGACGGCTCCCAGATCGTGCCCCCCGCCGACCGCGAGATCGCCGACGCCATCGACGCCATCGCGAGCATCGACGACGTCCCCCGCGCCGACGACGGCTGGCGGACCCTCGGCGACGAGGTGCTCCGCGCCTACCTGGAGCGCACCGACGCCGTGCTCTCCCCCCACTCCCCCCGCTCCGCGCGCGTCGTCTACACCGCGATGCACGGCGTCGGCCGCGAGGTGCTGACCGCCGCCTTCGCCCGCGCCGGCTTCCCGCCGCCCGCCCTCGTGGCCGAACAGGCCGACCCCGACCCGGAGTTCCCCACCGTCGCGTTCCCCAACCCGGAGGAACCCGGCGCCATGGACCTCGCCTTCGAGGCAGCGCGGGCCGTCGCACCCGACGTGGTGATCGCCAACGACCCCGACGCGGACCGCTGCGCCGTCGCCGTACCGGACGCCTCCGCCGAAGGCGGCTGGCGCATGCTCCGCGGCGACGAGGTCGGCGCACTGCTCGCCGCCCACCTCGTCCGCAAGGACGCGTCGGGCGTCTTCGCCGCCTCGATCGTCTCCTCCTCCCTGCTCGGCCGCATCGCCGCCGCCGCGGGCCTCCCCCACGAGGAGACCCTCACCGGCTTCAAGTGGATCGCCCGCGTGGAAGGGCTGCGCTACGGGTACGAGGAGGCGCTCGGCTACTGCGTCGACCCCGCCGGCGTCCGCGACAAGGACGGCATCACCGCGGCGCTGCTCGTCGCGGAACTCGTCTCCGAGCTCAAGGAGCAGGGCCGCACCCTCACGGACCTCCTCGACGAACTGGCCGTCGAGCACGGCCTGCACGCGACCGACCAGCTCTCCGTGCGGGTCGAGGACCTCACCGTCATCGCCGACGCCATGCGCACCCTGCGCGAGACCCCGCCGACGGCCCTGGCGGGCCTGCGGGTCGCCGCCGCGGAGGACCTCGCCGAAGGCTCGGCGAAGCTGCCCCCGACGGACGGCCTGCGGTACGCCCTGGACGGTGAGTACACCGCCCGCGTGATCGTCCGCCCGAGCGGCACGGAGCCCAAGCTCAAGTGCTACCTGGAGGTCGTCGTCCCCGTCCCCTCCCCCTCCGCGCTCAGCGCCGCGCGGGATGCGGCGAAGGGGGTTCTGGAGGCCCTGAAGCACGACCTCTCCGAGGCGATGGGGCTCTGA
- a CDS encoding aldehyde dehydrogenase family protein, whose protein sequence is MGSVFEYAPAPESRSVVDIAPSYGLFIDGEFTDAAEGKVFKTVSPSSEEVLAEVARAGEADVERAVKAARKAFEKWSALPGAERAKYLFRIARIIQERSRELAVLETLDNGKPIKETRDADLPLVAAHFFYYAGWADKLDHAGYGPAPRPLGVAGQVIPWNFPLLMLAWKIAPALATGNTVVLKPAETTPLSALFFADICRQAGLPRGVVNILTGYGDTGAALVGHPDVDKVAFTGSTAVGRAIARQVAGTHKKVTLELGGKGANIVFDDAPIDQAVEGIVNGIFFNQGQVCCAGSRLLVQESVQDELLESLKRRLSTLRLGDPLDKNTDIGAINSEEQLSRITALVEAGEAEGAERWSPACELPAAGYWFAPTLFTGVTQAHTVARDEIFGPVLSVLTFRTPDEAVAKANNSQYGLSAGIWTEKGSRILAVANKLRAGVVWANTFNKFDPTSPFGGYKESGFGREGGRHGLEAYLDV, encoded by the coding sequence ATGGGTTCCGTATTCGAGTACGCACCGGCCCCCGAGTCGCGGTCGGTCGTCGACATCGCCCCGTCGTACGGGCTGTTCATCGACGGCGAGTTCACCGACGCCGCGGAGGGCAAGGTCTTCAAGACCGTCTCGCCGTCCAGCGAGGAGGTGCTCGCCGAGGTCGCGCGGGCCGGCGAGGCCGACGTGGAGCGGGCGGTGAAGGCTGCCCGCAAGGCGTTCGAGAAGTGGTCGGCGCTGCCCGGCGCCGAGCGCGCCAAGTACCTGTTCCGGATCGCGCGGATCATCCAGGAGCGCAGCCGTGAGCTGGCGGTCCTGGAGACGCTGGACAACGGCAAGCCGATCAAGGAGACCCGCGACGCGGACCTCCCGCTGGTCGCGGCGCACTTCTTCTACTACGCGGGCTGGGCCGACAAGCTGGACCACGCCGGTTACGGCCCCGCCCCGCGGCCGCTCGGTGTCGCGGGCCAGGTCATCCCGTGGAACTTCCCGCTGCTGATGCTGGCGTGGAAGATCGCCCCGGCGCTGGCGACGGGCAACACCGTCGTGCTGAAGCCGGCCGAGACGACCCCGCTGTCCGCGCTCTTCTTCGCCGACATCTGCCGGCAGGCCGGGCTCCCCAGGGGTGTCGTGAACATCCTCACGGGCTACGGGGACACCGGCGCGGCCCTCGTCGGGCACCCGGACGTGGACAAGGTCGCGTTCACCGGCTCCACGGCGGTCGGCAGGGCCATCGCCCGGCAGGTCGCGGGCACGCACAAGAAGGTCACCCTGGAGCTGGGCGGCAAGGGCGCCAACATCGTCTTCGACGACGCCCCGATCGACCAGGCCGTCGAGGGCATCGTCAACGGGATCTTCTTCAACCAGGGCCAGGTCTGCTGCGCGGGCTCGCGGCTGCTGGTGCAGGAGTCGGTCCAGGACGAGCTGCTGGAGTCGCTGAAGCGCCGGCTGTCCACACTGCGCCTCGGCGACCCGCTGGACAAGAACACGGACATCGGGGCGATCAACTCCGAGGAGCAGCTGTCCCGTATCACCGCGCTGGTGGAGGCGGGCGAGGCGGAGGGCGCCGAGCGCTGGTCGCCCGCGTGCGAGCTGCCGGCGGCCGGGTACTGGTTCGCGCCGACGCTGTTCACCGGCGTCACGCAGGCGCACACGGTGGCGCGGGACGAGATCTTCGGCCCGGTGCTGTCGGTGCTGACGTTCCGCACGCCGGACGAGGCCGTCGCCAAGGCGAACAACAGCCAGTACGGGCTGTCGGCCGGCATCTGGACGGAGAAGGGCTCGCGCATCCTCGCGGTCGCGAACAAGCTCCGCGCGGGTGTGGTGTGGGCCAACACGTTCAACAAGTTCGACCCGACCTCGCCCTTCGGCGGCTACAAGGAGTCGGGCTTCGGCCGCGAGGGCGGCCGTCACGGTCTGGAGGCCTACCTCGATGTCTGA
- a CDS encoding uridine kinase family protein, with product MSSQPIPTRVVLLAGPSGSGKSSLAARTGLPVLRLDDFYKEANDPTLPQVTGSADIDWDSPASWDADAAVAAIAELCGTGRTAVPVYDIATSSRVGRDTFDIARTPLFVAEGIFAADIVRRCQELGVLADALCLRGRPATTFRRRLARDMREGRKSVPFLLRRGWRLMRAERGIVARQAELGAHPCGAAEALGRLADAAAGRCRVPAARQAA from the coding sequence GTGAGTTCCCAACCCATCCCGACCCGCGTCGTGCTGCTCGCGGGCCCTTCCGGTTCCGGAAAGTCGTCCCTCGCCGCCCGCACCGGACTTCCGGTCCTGCGCCTGGACGACTTCTACAAGGAGGCCAACGACCCGACGCTCCCCCAGGTGACGGGCAGCGCCGACATCGACTGGGACTCACCCGCGTCCTGGGACGCCGACGCGGCGGTCGCCGCGATCGCCGAGCTGTGCGGGACCGGGCGCACCGCGGTGCCCGTGTACGACATCGCCACCAGCTCCCGGGTGGGCCGCGACACGTTCGACATCGCGCGCACCCCGCTGTTCGTCGCCGAGGGCATCTTCGCCGCCGACATCGTGCGCCGCTGCCAGGAGCTGGGCGTCCTCGCGGACGCGCTCTGCCTGCGGGGCCGTCCGGCGACGACGTTCCGCCGGCGGCTGGCGCGGGACATGCGCGAGGGCCGCAAGTCGGTCCCGTTCCTGCTGCGACGCGGCTGGCGGCTGATGCGGGCGGAGCGCGGAATCGTCGCCCGCCAGGCGGAGCTGGGCGCCCATCCGTGCGGCGCGGCCGAGGCGCTGGGCCGGCTCGCGGACGCGGCGGCGGGCCGCTGCCGGGTGCCCGCCGCGCGCCAGGCGGCCTGA
- the deoC gene encoding deoxyribose-phosphate aldolase: MPTNAPALSDVTASDGALRRFLHGLPGVDAVGLEARAASLGTRSIKTTAKAYAIDLAISMIDLTTLEGADTPGKVRALAAKAVNPDPTDRSTPRTAAVCVYPDMVATAKAALGDSGVKVASVATAFPAGRAALDVKLADVADAVAAGADEIDMVIDRGAFLAGKYMKVYEEIRAVREACGAARLKVIFETGELSTYDNIHRASWIGMMAGADFIKTSTGKVAVNATPANTLLMLEAVRDFREQTGVQVGVKPAGGIRTSKDAIKFLVLVNETAGEDWLDNHWFRFGASSLLNDLLMQRQKLATGRYSGPDYVTVD, encoded by the coding sequence ATGCCCACCAATGCACCAGCACTCTCCGACGTGACCGCGTCCGACGGTGCGCTGCGCCGCTTCCTGCACGGGCTGCCCGGCGTCGACGCCGTCGGCCTGGAAGCGCGCGCCGCCTCCCTCGGCACCCGTTCGATCAAGACCACGGCGAAGGCGTACGCCATCGATCTGGCCATCTCGATGATCGACCTCACGACGCTCGAAGGCGCGGACACCCCGGGCAAGGTCCGGGCGCTCGCCGCCAAGGCCGTCAACCCCGATCCGACCGACCGTTCGACGCCGAGAACCGCCGCGGTCTGCGTCTACCCCGACATGGTGGCGACCGCCAAGGCCGCGCTCGGGGACTCCGGCGTCAAGGTCGCCTCCGTGGCGACCGCCTTCCCCGCGGGCCGGGCCGCCCTCGACGTGAAGCTCGCCGACGTGGCGGACGCCGTGGCCGCGGGCGCGGACGAGATCGACATGGTGATCGACCGCGGCGCCTTCCTGGCCGGGAAGTACATGAAGGTGTACGAGGAGATCCGCGCGGTCAGGGAGGCCTGCGGAGCCGCCCGGCTCAAGGTCATCTTCGAGACCGGCGAGCTCTCCACGTACGACAACATCCACCGTGCCTCGTGGATCGGCATGATGGCGGGCGCGGACTTCATCAAGACGTCGACCGGCAAGGTCGCGGTGAACGCCACCCCGGCGAACACCCTGCTCATGCTGGAGGCCGTGCGCGACTTCCGGGAGCAGACTGGAGTGCAGGTGGGCGTCAAGCCCGCCGGCGGGATCCGCACCTCCAAGGACGCGATCAAGTTCCTCGTCCTGGTGAACGAGACCGCCGGCGAGGACTGGCTGGACAACCACTGGTTCCGCTTCGGCGCGTCGAGTCTCCTCAACGACCTGCTGATGCAGCGGCAGAAGCTCGCCACCGGCCGCTACTCCGGCCCCGACTACGTGACAGTGGACTGA
- a CDS encoding aldehyde dehydrogenase family protein has product MSEPMRLSVFKTYKLYVGGKFPRSESGRVYEVTDSKKGAWLANAPLSSRKDARDAVVAARKAFGGWSGATAYNRGQVLYRVAEMLEGRREQFAREVADAEGLSKSKAAGVVDAAIDRWVWYAGWTDKIAQVVGGANPVAGPYFNLSTPEPTGVVTVLAPQESSLLGLVSVVAPVIATGNTAVVIASERAPLPALSLGEVLATSDVPGGVVNVLSGRTAEIAAPLAAHQDVNGIDLTGADEVLAKELEAAAAENLKRVLRPQAVDFSADPGTRRLTAFLETKTVWHPTGSLGASGSAY; this is encoded by the coding sequence ATGTCTGAGCCGATGCGCCTGAGCGTCTTCAAGACCTACAAGCTGTACGTCGGGGGCAAGTTCCCCCGCTCCGAGAGCGGCCGGGTGTACGAGGTGACCGACTCCAAGAAGGGCGCGTGGCTCGCGAACGCGCCGCTCTCCTCCCGCAAGGACGCCCGTGACGCCGTCGTGGCCGCGCGCAAGGCGTTCGGCGGCTGGTCGGGGGCGACCGCGTACAACCGCGGCCAGGTCCTCTACCGCGTCGCCGAGATGCTGGAGGGCCGCCGGGAGCAGTTCGCGCGGGAGGTCGCCGACGCCGAGGGCCTGTCGAAGTCGAAGGCGGCCGGTGTCGTCGACGCGGCGATCGACCGCTGGGTCTGGTACGCGGGATGGACGGACAAGATCGCCCAGGTCGTGGGCGGGGCGAACCCGGTCGCGGGTCCGTACTTCAACCTGTCCACGCCGGAGCCGACGGGCGTGGTGACGGTGCTGGCGCCGCAGGAGTCCTCGCTCCTCGGCCTGGTCTCGGTCGTCGCCCCGGTCATCGCGACCGGCAACACGGCGGTGGTGATCGCCTCCGAGAGGGCGCCGCTGCCGGCCCTGTCGCTGGGCGAGGTGCTGGCCACCTCCGACGTGCCGGGCGGCGTGGTCAACGTGCTCTCCGGGCGTACGGCGGAGATCGCCGCCCCGCTCGCCGCGCACCAGGACGTCAACGGCATCGACCTGACCGGCGCCGACGAGGTGCTGGCGAAGGAACTGGAGGCGGCCGCCGCGGAGAACCTCAAGCGCGTCCTGCGTCCACAGGCTGTGGATTTCTCGGCCGATCCCGGCACCCGGCGTCTGACGGCGTTCCTGGAGACCAAGACGGTGTGGCACCCGACCGGCTCGCTCGGCGCGTCCGGTTCCGCGTACTGA
- a CDS encoding purine-nucleoside phosphorylase: MNASVNPDSLGPLADPHAAADAAAARLRELTGTGTHDVALVMGSGWAPAVDALGAPEAEFPVTDLPGFPPPAVEGHGGKIRSYRIGDKHALVFLGRTHFYEGRGVAAVAHGVRTAVAAGCKTVVLTNGCGGLREGMRPGQPVLISDHINLTAASPILGANFVDLTDLYSPRLRALCKEVDETLEEGVYVQFPGPHYETPAEIGMVRVMGGDLVGMSTVLEAIAAREAGAEVLGISLVTNLAAGLSGEPLNHEEVLQAGRDSAARMGALLTRVLERI; encoded by the coding sequence GTGAACGCATCTGTGAATCCGGACTCCCTCGGCCCTCTCGCCGACCCCCATGCCGCGGCCGACGCCGCCGCCGCGCGCCTGCGCGAGCTGACCGGCACCGGGACCCATGACGTCGCCCTGGTGATGGGCTCCGGCTGGGCTCCCGCGGTGGACGCGCTCGGCGCCCCCGAGGCCGAGTTCCCCGTCACGGATCTGCCCGGTTTTCCGCCCCCGGCCGTCGAGGGCCACGGCGGCAAGATCCGCTCCTACCGCATCGGCGACAAGCACGCCCTCGTCTTCCTGGGCCGTACGCACTTCTACGAGGGCCGCGGCGTCGCCGCCGTCGCCCACGGCGTGCGCACCGCCGTCGCCGCCGGCTGCAAGACCGTCGTGCTGACCAACGGCTGCGGCGGCCTCCGCGAAGGCATGCGGCCGGGCCAGCCGGTCCTCATCAGCGACCACATCAACCTGACGGCCGCCTCGCCGATCCTCGGCGCCAACTTCGTCGACCTGACCGACCTGTACTCCCCGCGGCTGCGGGCCCTGTGCAAGGAGGTGGACGAGACGCTGGAGGAAGGCGTGTACGTCCAGTTCCCCGGCCCGCACTACGAGACGCCCGCGGAGATCGGCATGGTCCGCGTCATGGGCGGCGACCTGGTCGGCATGTCCACCGTGCTGGAGGCCATCGCCGCCCGCGAGGCCGGCGCCGAGGTGCTCGGCATCTCCCTCGTCACCAACCTCGCCGCCGGCCTGTCGGGCGAACCGCTCAACCACGAGGAGGTCCTCCAGGCCGGCCGCGACTCGGCCGCCCGGATGGGCGCGCTGCTGACCCGGGTGCTGGAGCGCATCTGA
- a CDS encoding PH domain-containing protein, protein MTSSEPPAEPTYADRVFRSPAAMAGGGLLIAIIAWIVVDALIRGEGRTPWLALAAALFAVPLIVAFTFRPAVYVNDERLRIRNPFRTVTVPWGAVADVRAGYSSELLTRSGAKYQLWAIPVSLRQRKRAARRQMQRATDDPHGRTSVSADVSDDEARMAPADRTIAELRATAERLGAKPGPQGEESSRWAVELLAPLATGAVLLLVLVAL, encoded by the coding sequence ATGACGAGTTCCGAGCCGCCCGCCGAGCCCACGTACGCCGACCGGGTCTTCCGGTCGCCCGCAGCCATGGCCGGCGGCGGCCTGCTCATCGCGATCATCGCCTGGATCGTCGTCGACGCGCTGATCCGCGGGGAGGGGCGGACGCCGTGGCTGGCGCTCGCCGCCGCGCTCTTCGCCGTCCCCCTGATCGTCGCCTTCACCTTCCGGCCGGCGGTGTACGTCAACGACGAGCGTCTGCGGATCCGCAACCCGTTCCGCACGGTCACCGTGCCGTGGGGGGCCGTCGCGGACGTCCGGGCCGGCTACTCCAGCGAGCTCCTCACACGGTCCGGCGCCAAGTACCAGCTCTGGGCCATCCCCGTGTCGCTGCGGCAGCGCAAGCGGGCCGCCCGGCGCCAGATGCAGCGTGCCACGGACGACCCCCACGGGCGGACGTCCGTCTCGGCGGACGTCTCCGACGACGAGGCGCGCATGGCCCCGGCGGACCGCACGATCGCGGAACTCCGCGCCACGGCGGAGAGGCTCGGGGCGAAGCCCGGGCCCCAGGGCGAGGAGTCCTCCCGCTGGGCCGTCGAACTCCTGGCCCCCCTGGCCACGGGCGCGGTGCTGCTGCTGGTGCTGGTGGCGCTGTAG